The Microcoleus sp. AS-A8 genome contains a region encoding:
- the cysE gene encoding serine O-acetyltransferase: MLSALLADFRIIFERDPAARNWLEVLFCYPGLQALLFHRICHGLYALGIPLIPRVISQFCRFLTGIEIHPGATIGKGVFIDHGMGVVIGETAIVGDYSLIYQGVTLGGTGKECGKRHPTLGENVVVGAGSKVLGNIQIGQNVRIGAGSVVLRDVPADCTVVGVPGRIIYRSGVRVDPLEHGNLPDSEATVIRTLVDRIEALEQQLQELQEQITPPSSMPVLVHAGSSKFELPTPPVTVAQSCSLKDKAIQEFFDGSGI, from the coding sequence GTGCTATCTGCGCTTCTTGCTGACTTCCGAATCATCTTTGAGCGTGACCCAGCTGCCCGTAATTGGCTGGAGGTGTTGTTCTGCTATCCCGGTCTTCAGGCACTGCTGTTCCACCGCATTTGCCACGGGTTATATGCTCTAGGAATTCCCTTGATTCCCAGGGTCATCTCTCAGTTCTGCCGCTTTTTGACCGGCATTGAAATTCATCCCGGTGCCACGATTGGGAAAGGCGTCTTCATCGATCACGGCATGGGCGTGGTGATTGGAGAAACCGCTATTGTCGGAGACTACAGCCTGATTTACCAAGGCGTTACCCTGGGGGGTACAGGTAAAGAGTGTGGTAAGCGGCATCCTACTTTGGGAGAAAATGTCGTAGTCGGTGCGGGTTCTAAAGTTCTGGGTAACATCCAAATCGGTCAGAATGTCCGCATTGGAGCCGGTTCAGTGGTGTTGCGAGATGTGCCGGCTGATTGTACGGTTGTGGGTGTCCCTGGTCGGATTATTTATCGCTCTGGTGTTCGAGTCGATCCCTTAGAACATGGCAACCTACCTGATTCAGAAGCCACTGTTATTCGCACGTTAGTAGACCGAATTGAGGCTCTAGAGCAACAATTACAAGAATTACAAGAGCAAATCACTCCACCCTCTTCCATGCCCGTCTTAGTTCATGCTGGGTCTTCAAAATTTGAGTTGCCCACTCCCCCGGTAACGGTTGCCCAGTCTTGCAGCCTCAAGGACAAAGCGATTCAGGAGTTTTTCGATGGGTCTGGGATTTGA
- a CDS encoding pyridoxamine 5'-phosphate oxidase family protein — translation MCKTQSLIQQCMTAPWRSLLARALHKNRSLPDARYFQLATVRPDGLPANRTVVFRGFLDDTDQLKIITDSRSQKAEQINQNSWGEACWYFPKTREQFRLAGELTLIGAEHPNLLFQQARQTTWQDLSDSARLQFAWPYPGKPRLENGGAFSPPPPHLEQPLPNFCLLLLDPIQVDHLELRGEPQNRVFYQKNSFDDWSKEAVNP, via the coding sequence ATGTGTAAGACCCAATCTCTGATCCAACAATGTATGACAGCTCCCTGGCGATCGCTTCTCGCTCGTGCCCTCCACAAAAATCGCAGCCTGCCTGATGCGCGTTACTTCCAACTCGCTACCGTTCGTCCCGATGGACTTCCAGCTAATCGCACGGTTGTCTTTCGGGGGTTTTTAGACGATACTGATCAACTAAAAATAATTACCGATTCCCGTAGCCAGAAAGCTGAGCAAATTAATCAGAACTCTTGGGGAGAAGCGTGCTGGTACTTTCCCAAAACTCGTGAGCAATTTCGTTTGGCGGGTGAATTGACTCTGATTGGAGCCGAGCATCCTAACCTATTGTTCCAACAAGCACGTCAGACAACTTGGCAAGACCTTTCAGATTCAGCTCGTTTACAATTCGCGTGGCCTTATCCGGGTAAACCCAGACTTGAAAACGGCGGTGCTTTTTCGCCACCGCCGCCCCACTTAGAGCAACCATTACCCAATTTTTGTCTGTTACTGCTAGACCCTATACAGGTCGATCACCTAGAGTTGCGAGGCGAACCCCAAAACCGGGTCTTTTATCAGAAAAACAGCTTTGATGACTGGTCTAAGGAAGCTGTCAATCCTTAA
- the nrdJ gene encoding ribonucleoside-triphosphate reductase, adenosylcobalamin-dependent, giving the protein MVRELERRGETTQFPETAPAANPVFFRTYSRRTERGRETWEEVCDRTTQGLTKLGKLTQSEATLLYRMMSQLKSLPSGRWMWVGGTDWIEKPQNFSGAYNCTSTNAVDWQAFGLMMDLAMMGCGTGAVLEAKYINQLPPIRNQLTVNIQGEIGSTPIAERREYTEVKIEGNQVYINVGDSRQGWVKSYQTLLELSSDEQFSGSVQVFIDLSDVRPAGESLKGFGGVANPVKLSELYQRGAAILNKAVGRQLNSVECCLLIDEAAITIVAGNIRRSAGIRQFDSNDELGANAKTNLWQQDENGNWRIDPERDALRMANHTRIFYQKPSEQECIEVVRKQYYSGEGAIQWAGEAVARANCDLLSTQELRKSFLKSYEQGTAKQWLQERYPMLVPDEIDHRLARVGLNPCGK; this is encoded by the coding sequence ATGGTTCGAGAACTTGAGCGCAGAGGCGAGACGACGCAGTTCCCTGAAACGGCACCCGCTGCTAATCCCGTGTTTTTTAGAACATACAGCCGTCGAACAGAAAGGGGACGAGAGACGTGGGAGGAAGTGTGCGATCGCACCACCCAGGGATTGACTAAACTCGGAAAGCTGACCCAGAGTGAAGCCACCCTACTATATCGGATGATGAGCCAGCTCAAGAGTCTCCCCTCCGGGCGATGGATGTGGGTTGGCGGCACGGACTGGATTGAGAAACCACAGAACTTCTCAGGAGCCTACAATTGCACCAGCACTAATGCGGTGGATTGGCAAGCTTTTGGACTGATGATGGATCTGGCGATGATGGGCTGCGGTACAGGCGCTGTCCTCGAAGCCAAGTACATCAACCAACTCCCCCCGATTCGGAACCAGCTCACAGTAAATATACAAGGAGAAATTGGCTCTACACCAATTGCAGAGCGTCGCGAATACACTGAAGTAAAGATTGAGGGAAATCAAGTCTACATCAACGTAGGAGACTCTCGCCAAGGTTGGGTTAAGTCTTACCAAACCCTGCTGGAATTATCCAGTGATGAGCAATTTTCTGGGTCAGTACAAGTTTTCATCGACTTGAGTGATGTGCGTCCGGCGGGAGAGTCCCTCAAAGGCTTTGGAGGGGTTGCTAATCCGGTTAAGTTGTCGGAACTTTATCAGCGTGGTGCAGCAATTCTGAATAAAGCTGTAGGGCGGCAATTAAATTCAGTTGAGTGCTGTCTATTAATTGATGAAGCAGCTATCACCATCGTTGCTGGAAATATTCGCAGAAGTGCAGGCATCCGCCAATTCGATTCCAACGATGAATTAGGCGCTAATGCCAAAACTAATCTGTGGCAGCAAGATGAAAATGGAAACTGGCGTATCGATCCTGAACGAGATGCGCTTCGCATGGCGAATCATACCCGAATTTTCTATCAAAAACCCTCTGAGCAAGAATGTATTGAAGTCGTCCGCAAGCAATATTATAGTGGTGAAGGCGCGATTCAATGGGCTGGCGAAGCAGTAGCCAGAGCTAACTGCGATTTGCTGTCAACTCAAGAACTCAGAAAATCTTTTCTGAAATCTTACGAACAAGGAACAGCAAAACAATGGTTGCAAGAACGCTATCCGATGCTAGTTCCTGATGAGATAGATCATCGATTAGCTCGTGTTGGTTTAAATCCGTGTGGTAAGTAA
- the nrdJ gene encoding ribonucleoside-triphosphate reductase, adenosylcobalamin-dependent, which yields MAEIHLNQIDPFNYKEQEEAFTAGALSVAVLLNHQFVEERYRKSRELDPIVGVSFTGLFDFFVNAFGVDWLRWWQEGRPDTTAGVQFKLQEQEYLTRWREIVHRVVWDYCNDHNLKHPNRCTTVQPSGTKSLLTGASPGWHPPKAQRFLRRITFRKNDPVALACIDYGYNVIPSQSDKDENGNLLNDPFDSRCSEWLVEIPVAVPWADLPGADEIDISQFSALAQLDFYMQVQNFYTRHNTSATIELRDAEIESLGTRIYEAIRDDQGYISAALLARFDDHQTFPRLPFEPIDRHQYEQLMQQVVTRRQINDFHVALSRYDLGELAEAGPVGCDSDKCLFPEK from the coding sequence TTGGCTGAGATTCATCTCAATCAAATTGACCCCTTCAACTACAAAGAACAAGAGGAGGCTTTCACCGCAGGAGCGCTTTCAGTCGCCGTGCTTCTGAATCACCAATTTGTTGAGGAACGTTACCGCAAGTCTCGGGAACTCGATCCCATTGTCGGTGTATCCTTCACAGGCTTGTTCGACTTCTTTGTGAACGCCTTTGGAGTCGATTGGTTGCGCTGGTGGCAAGAAGGACGACCTGATACAACCGCAGGCGTGCAGTTTAAGTTACAGGAGCAGGAATACTTGACTCGTTGGCGAGAAATTGTGCATCGGGTGGTGTGGGATTATTGTAATGACCATAACCTCAAACACCCCAACCGCTGCACCACTGTCCAACCGTCGGGTACCAAATCTCTCCTGACAGGAGCATCACCCGGTTGGCATCCGCCCAAAGCCCAGCGTTTTCTCCGACGGATTACGTTCCGCAAAAATGACCCTGTAGCACTGGCTTGTATCGATTACGGATACAATGTCATCCCCTCTCAATCAGATAAAGATGAAAATGGAAACCTCTTGAATGACCCCTTCGATTCCCGTTGCTCGGAATGGTTGGTAGAAATTCCGGTGGCTGTACCTTGGGCTGACTTACCGGGGGCTGATGAAATAGACATTAGCCAATTTAGCGCACTCGCTCAACTGGACTTTTACATGCAAGTCCAAAACTTCTATACCCGACACAACACCAGTGCTACCATTGAGCTGCGTGACGCGGAAATCGAATCTTTAGGGACTCGGATTTACGAGGCCATCCGAGATGATCAAGGCTATATCTCTGCTGCTCTGCTCGCACGCTTTGACGATCATCAAACCTTCCCTCGTTTGCCCTTTGAGCCGATAGACCGTCATCAGTACGAACAGCTAATGCAGCAAGTCGTAACGCGGCGTCAAATCAATGACTTCCATGTGGCACTCAGTCGTTATGATTTAGGCGAATTAGCAGAAGCAGGACCCGTCGGTTGTGACTCCGATAAATGTCTGTTTCCAGAAAAATAA
- a CDS encoding RNA-binding protein produces the protein MTIYVGNLSYQATEEDLRTVFADYGTVKRVVLPTDRETGRMRGFAFVEMTEETQEDAAISELDGAEWMGRQLRVNKARPKEDNGSSGGGARRSNNRF, from the coding sequence ATGACCATTTACGTCGGAAACCTGTCTTACCAAGCCACCGAAGAAGACTTGAGAACAGTATTTGCCGATTACGGCACCGTTAAGCGAGTGGTGTTACCTACAGACCGTGAAACGGGTCGAATGCGTGGCTTTGCCTTTGTTGAAATGACAGAAGAAACCCAAGAAGATGCCGCCATCTCCGAATTGGATGGTGCCGAGTGGATGGGACGTCAATTGAGAGTCAATAAAGCAAGACCTAAAGAAGATAATGGCAGTAGTGGGGGTGGAGCAAGGCGCAGTAATAATCGATTCTAA